In a genomic window of Passer domesticus isolate bPasDom1 chromosome 3, bPasDom1.hap1, whole genome shotgun sequence:
- the WDR27 gene encoding WD repeat-containing protein 27 isoform X12, which translates to MEGAGAGCASGGSQRDPHVVCEKHLFKGKLPEPLFQLACSHHHCAFPASLNRLCIWNTATAQPLYLSGHHYSISALSFGNKINPLLVCSASHEHVIVWNLDECTQKVQEGFRPRGTVIGTLLGMVLHIRFSPDDQQVAVCAGNQIYVLSAKNEAKLAELDGHLSPVTAAEFCTWEKNMLISVSEDRTFKVWDYSTSQLIYQSGIITAFPLLSLLIDEENKQIITGCAEGQLWIFSLISDHNYRCVAHIDLKKEQEKFCNKVWKSGKKIGEGQNNSKFCRTDSMRPEESVETSLPVLLIEHCDFFECFHNEENIYSSQNTSYFWIGTSTGLLIINLANFELEAVLSYRDYSDLSIWIARSCALTRKAANGKVLCLIASMFEDMIAMLEVNLAALVRTQHSDFLPCGNEKSLSVIARSPLLANSPLCKGLKKNMKEPSNKMLGVKNTVKDKPLVFHNKIKSSGYTAAPRRMAMFAPNTNLKKKEASKWKTSCKCKNKEYPLESYPPIKYEKEISVACKPTPIFCVQYSGDGELLACGQADNTVLIFNSNLTDVHNVFSGHDGAVNSVGWSHDRKWLVSASEDRTLRVWSVCNKEPALILGKEKFHKTACFAQFYFIDTFILLCCGAEFHLLSFHLDTTKDDLKRYKQRSVCKLVQKFPMTSAMAITSLSAVNEFYSCILCISYFLCSSLDLMTCTSAKISLTLTQRTVQILYLQLAATEHWKFSTSMQAAAQQ; encoded by the exons ATGGAGGGCGCCGGGGCCGGCTGCGCCTCTGGAGGAAGCCAGCGTGATCCTCACGTTGTCTGCGAAAAACACTTGTTTAAAGGCAAACTGCCAGAGCCGCTCTTTCAGCTGGCGTGCAGTCACCACCACTGCGCTTTCCCTGCGAGTCTCAATAGGTTGTGCATCTGGAACACAGCCACTGCTCAG CCATTATATTTGTCAGGGCATCATTACTCAATTTCTGCATTGTCATTTGGAAATAAAATCAATCCGCTTCTTGTCTGCTCTGCCTCTCATGAACATGTGATAGTATGGAATCTTGATGAATGTACGCAGAAAGTGCAAGAAG GGTTTAGACCTCGAGGAACTGTTATAGGAACTCTTTTGGGAATGGTTCTTCATATAAGATTTAGTCCAGATGATCAACAAGTGGCAGTATGTGCTGGAAATCAGATCTACGTGTTAAGTGCAAAG AATGAAGCTAAACTAGCTGAATTGGATGGACACCTGTCTCCAGTGACTGCTGCTGAGTTTTGCACATGGGAGAAAAATATGCTTATATCAGTGTCAGAAGACAGAACCTTTAAG GTGTGGGACTATTCTACCAGTCAGTTAATATATCAGTCAGGAATAATAACAg CATTTCCTTTGCTAAGTCTGCTAATtgatgaagaaaacaaacagattATCACTGGATGTGCTGAGGGACAG cTTTGGATCTTCAGTTTAATCAGTGATCATAATTACCGTTGCGTAGCGCATATCGACTTAAAGAAAGAGCAAGAGAAATTCTGTAATAAAGTGTGGAAATCTGGCAAAAAGATAG GTGAAGGGCAAAATAATTCCAAGTTTTGCAGAACAGACAGCATGAGACCAGAAGAATCAGTGGAAACATCATTGCCTGTCCTCTTAATTGAGCATTGTGACTTTTTTGAATGTTTCCATAATGAAGAAAACAT ATATTCTTCCCAGAATACTAGCTATTTTTGGATAGGAACCTCTACTGGCTTGTTAATAATTAATTTGGCAAACTTTGAATTAGAAGCTGTTTTATCTTATAGAG ATTACAGTGACCTCAGCATTTGGATTGCCAGATCATGTGCGTTAACAAGGAAGGCAGCTAATGGAAAG GTTTTATGCTTGATTGCCTCGATGTTTGAAGATATGATTGCTATGTTGGAAGTCAACCTTGCTGCATTGGTGAGAACTCAGCACAGTGATTTTCTCCCATGTGGAAATGAGAAAAGTCTATCAGTTATTGCCAG GAGTCCTTTATTAGCAAATTCTCCATTGTGTAAAGGTTTGAAGAAGAACATGAAAGAACCTTCTAATAAAATGCTTG GAGTAAAGAACACAGTGAAGGATAAACCATTGGTTTTCCATAATAAAATTAAGTCATCAGGATATACAGCAGCACCACG TAGAATGGCCATGTTTGCTCCAAAtactaacctgaaaaaaaaagaggcatcAAAGTGGAAGACCAGTTGCAAATG taaaaataaagaatatcCTTTGGAAAGTTATCCTCCAATCAAATATGAGAAAGAGATATCTGTTGCTTGTAAACCAACGCCAATTTTTTGTGTTCAATATTCTG gggatggagagctgctggcttgTGGCCAGGCTGACAACACTGTGCTGATATTCAATTCCAATCTCACTGATGTGCATAATGTTTTTTCAG gtCATGATGGTGCAGTTAACTCTGTTGGCTGGAGTCATGACAGGAAGTGGTTAGTTTCTGCATCAGAAGATAGAACTTTAAGGGTCTGGTCAGTCTGCAATAAGGAGCCTGCCCTAATTCTG GGTAAAGAGAAGTTCCATAAGACTGCATGCTTTGCACAGTTTTATTTTATAGATACATTTATATTGCTGTGTTGTGGAGCTGAATTTCATTTATTAAGTTTCCATCTAGACACAACCAAGGATGACCTAAAACG ATACAAACAAAGGAGTGTTTGCAAATTGGTACAGAAATTTCCCATGACTTCAGCAATGGCGATTACTAGCCTTTCAGCAGTAAATGAGTTCTATTCTTGTATCCTTtgtatttcttattttctttgtaGTTCTTTGGACTTAATGACATGTACATCAGCTAAG ATAAGTTTAACTTTAACACAGAGAACTGTACAGATATTGTACTTACAGCTGGCA